A window of Terriglobia bacterium genomic DNA:
GATCGAGTCGGGCGCGTATTATGCGTTGGGCGCGAACATTTCGGGAGCCAGTCCGTTCAGGGATCGCGGTGTTTCCGTCACGCTCGGAGACAACGGCGGCAAGACAATAGAGCTGAAAGCGATTCCCGCGGCGGAAACGGCGGGAGGAATCCGTTGATCCGCCCCCTGGTTGCTGCAGCGCTGGCCGTCATTGCACTTCAGCTTGCTCCTGCTCCCGGCTCGATCGCCGGAAGCGTCGTGAAGTCGGGCACTGCCATCCGCCAGCCGTTACGGAATGCGCGTCTGGAACTGAGCGGTGGCCCGAACACGCTAATTGCGAGAACCGACGGCAACGGCGAATTCATGTTCTCGAATCTTCCGCCGGGACAGTACACAATGGCCGTAACTTGCGACGGCTACATCCGGCAACAGCGTTCGACGAAGATTATCCTCAGCGCCCGCCAGATGGCGGCCAAGGTTGGCTTTGAGCTGGATCCGGCTCCCACCGCTGCCGGCTGGGTTTTGGATAACGTTGGTGAACCCATCGCCAATGTCATGGTCGAGGCGCTCCGCCGAGCCTACGATGTGCGGGGAAACGCCCGCCTGTCGCGGGCGGCGACCGGTATCACCAATGATCGCGGCGAGTACCGTATTTTCTGGCTCGATCCCGGCGACTACTTCTTCTATGCCGCATCACCCTTGCCTGCAGGCGATGATCCGGCGCCGGAGAGCGCCGTCGCTCCGACTTATTTTCCAGGCGTCGGTACGCCGGAAGGCGCGAAGCCGGTCCGATTGGATATCGGCCGGGAAGTCCGCGTCGATTTCCGCCTGCAGCATGCGGCGTTGTGGTCGGTGGCAGGCCATACCATGAATGAAGTCTCCGGCCGGGCGGTGCCCGCCGCCCTCACGATGGCCCCGCCATCGGTGGATCCAAGTCTTTCCCGCTATCAGGCGCAAAGCTCTGCCGCCGGGCAGTTCGCAATCGAGGGTGTCGCGCCCGGCTCTTATATATTGGTGGCGAAGAGCGGAGCGGGAAACCAGGAACTCACGGCAGTCGAGCGCATCGAGATCCGAGCTGCTCCGGCTGGAGGAGCCTACACCACAACGGTTTCGCTAAGCCCGGCGCAGGTGATAAACGGCCGCTTGTTTCTCGAATCCGGCGCCTCGGCGGACTTACGTCAGATTGCCGTCTCGCTGACCTCCGTAGATCCCGCCCTGCCCTCTCCCCCGAGTGTGCTCGCGCGCACCGATGGCCAGATCACGCTGAACGGAATCGTGCCGGGGAATTATGTGGTCGATGTGTCCAACCTTCCCCAGGACTTTTACCTGAAAGCCGCGCGTTTCGGCGACGCCGATGTTCTGGAGAACACGGTGAGCGTGGGAAAGCGGCCCACCGGGGATCCGCTGCAGATCCTGCTGGGCTCCGACGGCGGCCATTTGCCGGTGAAGACGTTCGATTCGAAAGGAGAACTGCGTACCGGTGTCAACGTTGTCCTTATTCCAGATGCTTCGCGTCGTAATCGCCGCGAACAATACCGCGCTGGGCTTTCCGGAGACGATGGACAGGTGACCCTTCGCGGAATCCCCCCTGGAAACTACAAGGCGTTTGGCTGGGAAGAACTTGCACCAAACGCTTACCTGAATCCGATTTATCTCGAACCTTACGAAGCCCTCGGCGTGCCGGTCAAAATCGAGGCCGGCGGGAATCCCGA
This region includes:
- a CDS encoding carboxypeptidase-like regulatory domain-containing protein, whose translation is MIRPLVAAALAVIALQLAPAPGSIAGSVVKSGTAIRQPLRNARLELSGGPNTLIARTDGNGEFMFSNLPPGQYTMAVTCDGYIRQQRSTKIILSARQMAAKVGFELDPAPTAAGWVLDNVGEPIANVMVEALRRAYDVRGNARLSRAATGITNDRGEYRIFWLDPGDYFFYAASPLPAGDDPAPESAVAPTYFPGVGTPEGAKPVRLDIGREVRVDFRLQHAALWSVAGHTMNEVSGRAVPAALTMAPPSVDPSLSRYQAQSSAAGQFAIEGVAPGSYILVAKSGAGNQELTAVERIEIRAAPAGGAYTTTVSLSPAQVINGRLFLESGASADLRQIAVSLTSVDPALPSPPSVLARTDGQITLNGIVPGNYVVDVSNLPQDFYLKAARFGDADVLENTVSVGKRPTGDPLQILLGSDGGHLPVKTFDSKGELRTGVNVVLIPDASRRNRREQYRAGLSGDDGQVTLRGIPPGNYKAFGWEELAPNAYLNPIYLEPYEALGVPVKIEAGGNPDLSIRLIPKE